One region of Chanodichthys erythropterus isolate Z2021 chromosome 19, ASM2448905v1, whole genome shotgun sequence genomic DNA includes:
- the zgc:111868 gene encoding platelet binding protein GspB, whose translation MTGSIPFEEVASVLAGKSLNANGSSFSLSHQYVKGGGSSSYESMSNTLSAPSASVSASMVLPQNQHGSDSITSLLQLQGSSSPSVQDIASQTGHQLVQISSPLSAQSSSSTGSSANSLSKFTYTSQGSSRPQKAGSSRQLVSTQGVSGLLLQSLPSSTASQNIPGSSAYTKLAASPLGVSQSTSGQSSYSQYTSGSQSLAGTQLAASRQYVSTSFQPEVPTSQYASKFSLGAKVPVSSWYYPATQSGSSLSQSQPFQMWKPSTSTTKGLQASSTVVSQGFQTSDASQSTSRSHSRLFSLSSASTDPASTLQLQGTSSQYAPAALDSKVLVYSQAAPSGSSSSLSQPSQLKLSTSRWSQGFQTSGTATSQSSSPSQGSKAPSRFSSLTASTGQSASTPTGSTFTDVSSLSLQGTSNQYTPAALAAKVPVYNRVPPSGSSFSLSQPSQLKPWDQLEGFQASGTVSQGSQTSGTATSQSSSPSQGSKAPSRFSSLTASTGQSASTLTGSTFTGGSSLLLQGTSSQYTPVALAAKVPVYNRVPPSGSSLSLSQPSQLKPSSSRWSQGFLASGTVASQGFQTSGTATSQSSSPSQGSKAPSRFSSLTSASTGQFASTQTGSTFTDGSSLLLQGTSSQYTPAAKVPVYSPVPPSGSSLSLSQPSQLKLSTSRWSQGFQTSGTATSQSSSPSQGSKVPSRFSSLTASTGQSASTLTGSTFTGGSSLLLQGTSSQYTPAALAAKVPVYNRVPPSGSSLSLSQPSQLKPSSSRWSQGFQTSGTVTQSSSLSQGSKAPSRISALTPAASPGQLSSTQEGSGRSSGLSSQSQSASSPYSPGSPAYAKYKLFTDASSQATSDQSSFDLHASTSRSRAGTQLAGSSRSVPKQTGSALTDGFSLRLQGTSSQYAPALAAKVPVSSQAAPSGYSLSQQSQWKPSTSRLLQGFQVSGTVASQSSALSQDFKAPSRLSTLTSAASPGQFASTQTGIAFTDGSPLPLQGTSSQYTPAALAAKVPVYNRAPSGSYLSLSQPSQLKPSTSRWPQGFQASGTIVSQSSSLFQDSKAPSRISVLAPAASPGQFASTQGSGRYSGLSSQSQSASSQYRLGSPAYIKYGSSLDVSSQSTSDQSAFDSYASSSQSRTDTQLAGSSYVPTQTGSTFTDGSSLQLQGTSSLYAPAVVAKVPVYSRFTPSGSLLSQLLPSASSWSQGFQASGTAVSQSSSSSQTPQFSSASVMPALSPPVDSVAQSSRSSTSVIRRQMSPGLFALQHPTVSMTSTLGSNVQAASQGMFSGQSSDSTSVISSRYASTYDQKPLSNSRPSKSSSASGRYSSSVKG comes from the coding sequence ATGACTGGAAGCATTCCTTTTGAAGAAGTGGCCTCTGTGCTTGCTGGGAAAAGCCTGAATGCCAATGGGTCCAGTTTTTCCCTTTCACATCAATATGTAAAAGGTGGTGGTTCCAGCAGCTATGAATCTATGTCTAATACCCTAAGTGCACCAAGTGCCTCTGTGTCTGCTTCCATGGTTCTACCTCAAAATCAGCATGGTTCAGACAGCATCACATCACTGCTGCAACTTCAGGGTTCCTCTAGTCCAAGTGTCCAGGATATAGCTAGCCAGACTGGCCATCAATTGGTACAAATCTCTAGTCCACTTTCTGCTCAGAGTAGCTCTTCCACTGGTTCCTCAGCCAATTCCCTCAGTAAGTTTACTTACACCTCTCAGGGTAGCTCTAGGCCACAAAAGGCTGGCAGTTCCAGACAGCTTGTTTCTACACAGGGTGTGAGTGGTTTGCTCCTCCAGTCTCTTCCCTCCAGTACTGCAAGTCAAAATATCCCTGGGTCCTCTGCATATACCAAACTTGCTGCCTCACCCCTAGGTGTTAGCCAGTCTACTAGTGGTCAGAGCTCCTATAGCCAGTATACATCAGGCTCCCAAAGCTTGGCTGGCACTCAGCTGGCAGCTTCTCGTCAATATGTGTCTACATCTTTCCAACCTGAAGTTCCCACTAGCCAGTATGCTTCCAAATTTTCTTTGGGTGCAAAAGTGCCTGTGTCAAGTTGGTACTATCCAGCAACTCAGAGTGGATCCTCTCTGTCTCAAAGCCAGCCATTTCAGATGTGGAAGCCTTCAACCTCTACAACTAAAGGTTTGCAGGCATCTAGTACAGTGGTGTCACAAGGATTTCAGACATCTGATGCATCTCAGAGCACATCTCGGTCTCATAGCAGGTTATTTTCACTGTCCTCTGCATCTACTGATCCAGCATCTACTCTCCAGCTTCAAGGTACCTCAAGCCAGTATGCCCCTGCTGCTTTGGATTCAAAAGTGCTGGTGTACAGTCAGGCTGCTCCAAGTGGATCTTCCTCATCTCTGAGCCAGCCATCTCAATTGAAGCTCTCAACTTCAAGGTGGTCCCAAGGATTCCAGACATCTGGTACAGCGACATCACAGAGTAGCTCTCCATCTCAAGGCTCCAAGGCTCCCAGTAGGTTCTCTAGCCTTACAGCAAGTACTGGTCAATCTGCCTCCACACCGACAGGAAGCACCTTTACCGATGTCTCCTCTCTCTCGCTTCAAGGTACCTCTAACCAATATACCCCTGCTGCTTTGGCTGCAAAAGTGCCAGTGTACAATCGGGTTCCTCCAAGTGGATCTTCCTTTTCTCTGAGCCAGCCATCTCAATTGAAACCTTGGGACCAACTTGAAGGCTTTCAGGCATCTGGTACAGTGTCACAAGGTTCCCAGACATCTGGTACAGCGACATCACAGAGTAGCTCTCCATCTCAAGGCTCCAAGGCTCCCAGTAGGTTCTCTAGCCTTACAGCAAGTACTGGTCAATCTGCCTCCACACTGACAGGAAGCACCTTTACTGGTGGCTCCTCTCTCCTGCTTCAAGGTACCTCTAGCCAATATACCCCTGTTGCTTTGGCTGCAAAAGTGCCAGTGTACAATCGGGTTCCTCCAAGTGGATCTTCCTTGTCTCTGAGCCAGCCATCTCAATTGAAGCCTTCCTCTTCAAGGTGGTCGCAAGGTTTTCTGGCATCTGGTACAGTGGCGTCACAAGGTTTCCAGACATCTGGTACAGCGACATCACAGAGTAGCTCTCCATCTCAAGGCTCCAAGGCTCCCAGTAGGTTCTCTAGCCTTACCTCAGCAAGTACAGGCCAATTTGCCTCCACACAGACAGGAAGCACCTTTACTGATGGCTCCTCTCTCCTGCTTCAAGGTACCTCTAGCCAATATACCCCTGCTGCAAAAGTGCCAGTGTACAGTCCGGTTCCTCCAAGTGGCTCTTCCTTGTCTCTGAGCCAGCCATCTCAATTGAAGCTCTCAACTTCAAGGTGGTCCCAAGGATTCCAGACATCTGGTACAGCAACCTCACAGAGTAGCTCTCCTTCTCAAGGCTCCAAGGTGCCCAGTAGGTTCTCTAGCCTTACAGCAAGTACTGGCCAATCTGCCTCCACACTGACAGGAAGCACCTTTACTGGTGGCTCCTCTCTCCTGCTTCAAGGTACCTCTAGCCAATATACCCCTGCTGCTTTGGCTGCAAAAGTGCCAGTGTACAATCGGGTTCCTCCAAGTGGATCTTCCTTGTCTCTGAGCCAGCCATCTCAATTGAAGCCTTCCTCTTCAAGGTGGTCGCAAGGTTTCCAGACATCTGGTACAGTGACCCAGAGTAGCTCTCTGTCTCAAGGCTCCAAGGCTCCCAGTAGAATCTCTGCCCTTACACCAGCAGCAAGTCCTGGCCAACTTTCCTCCACACAGGAAGGAAGTGGTAGATCTAGTGGCTTGTCCAGCCAGTCTCAAAGTGCCTCAAGTCCGTATAGCCCTGGGTCCCCTgcttatgcaaaatataaattGTTCACTGATGCTTCTAGCCAAGCTACCAGTGATCAAAGCTCTTTTGACCTGCATGCATCAACCTCCCGGAGTAGGGCTGGCACTCAGCTGGCAGGCTCTAGTCGTTCTGTGCCCAAGCAGACAGGAAGTGCCTTAACTGATGGCTTCTCTCTCCGGCTTCAAGGTACCTCTAGCCAGTATGCCCCTGCTTTGGCTGCAAAAGTTCCTGTGTCTAGTCAGGCTGCTCCAAGTGGATACTCATTGAGCCAACAGTCTCAATGGAAGCCTTCCACCTCTAGGTTGTTGCAAGGTTTTCAAGTCTCTGGTACAGTAGCATCACAGAGTAGCGCTCTGTCTCAAGATTTTAAGGCTCCCAGTAGACTCTCAACCCTTACTTCAGCAGCAAGTCCTGGACAATTTGCCTCCACACAGACGGGAATCGCCTTTACTGATGGCTCCCCTCTCCCGCTTCAAGGTACTTCTAGCCAATATACCCCTGCTGCTTTGGCTGCAAAAGTGCCAGTGTACAATCGGGCTCCAAGTGGATCTTACTTGTCTCTGAGCCAGCCATCTCAATTGAAGCCATCCACTTCAAGGTGGCCGCAAGGTTTTCAGGCCTCTGGTACAATAGTATCTCAGAGTAGCTCTCTGTTTCAAGACTCTAAGGCTCCCAGTAGAATCTCTGTCCTTGCACCAGCAGCAAGTCCTGGCCAATTTGCCTCCACACAAGGAAGTGGTAGATATAGTGGCTTGTCCAGCCAGTCTCAAAGTGCCTCAAGTCAGTACAGGCTTGGGTCCCCTGCGTATATAAAGTATGGCTCCTCACTCGATGTTTCTAGCCAATCTACCAGTGATCAGAGTGCTTTTGACTCGTATGCATCAAGTTCCCAGAGTAGGACTGACACTCAGCTGGCAGGCTCTAGTTATGTGCCCACGCAGACAGGAAGCACCTTTACTGATGGCTCATCTCTCCAGCTTCAAGGTACCTCTAGCCTGTATGCACCTGCTGTGGTTGCCAAAGTGCCAGTGTACAGTCGGTTTACTCCAAGTGGGTCCCTGTTGTCTCAGTTGCTGCCTTCAGCCTCTAGTTGGAGCCAAGGGTTTCAGGCCTCTGGTACAGCAGTCTCTCAGAGCAGCTCTTCATCTCAAACCCCTCAATTTTCCAGTGCTTCTGTCATGCCAGCCCTGAGCCCTCCTGTGGATTCCGTGGCCCAGAGTAGCCGGAGTTCTACCTCTGTGATCCGTAGACAAATGTCTCCTGGTCTGTTTGCTCTTCAACACCCCACAGTCTCCATGACTTCGACTTTAGGCTCAAATGTCCAAGCAGCATCACAAGGCATGTTTTCTGGTCAGTCCAGTGACTCAACCTCAGTTATCTCAAGTAGATATGCTTCCACCTATGACCAGAAACCTTTGAGCAATTCTAGACCTTCCAAGAGCTCCTCTGCTTCAGGAAGATACTCTTCATCTGTCAAGGGCTAA